One Oncorhynchus tshawytscha isolate Ot180627B unplaced genomic scaffold, Otsh_v2.0 Un_contig_3379_pilon_pilon, whole genome shotgun sequence DNA window includes the following coding sequences:
- the LOC121844513 gene encoding translation initiation factor IF-2-like yields the protein MSLKEEGYSTILCSQFFMVDKGIQNLFRSDSPQQYQAPAQPPPPASPPVVSPPEGDHHLALRASDGPLPGSFPYSSATHLKRLHTAPICSSNTETETAQQEPPGLGRPSIACSLGSNRPADDQEQTQDDAVSSSTDPQGSTVDPHLQTHPYRVRPRAHRRGPPSGKISSPCLERLLQSKESIISPRNMGGQSPGGGGESIISPRNMGGQSPGGGGESIISPRNMGGQSPGGGGESSRS from the exons ATGTCTCTTAAGGAAGAAGGATATTCTACTATTCTTTGTAGTCAGTTCTTCATGGTGGACAAAGGGATACAAAACCTATTCCGTTCTGACTCTCCACAGCAGTACCAGGCCCCAGCCCAGCCACCacctccagcctctcctcccGTCGTCTCCCCCCCAGAGGGTGACCACCACCTAGCCCTGCGAGCCTCCGACGGACCCCTGCCCGGCTCCTTCCCCTACTCCTCTGCCACTCATCTCAAACGTCTCCACACCGCCCCCATCTGCTCctccaacacagagacagagacagcccaGCAAGAGCCACCGGGCCTGGGCAGGCCCTCCATCGCCTGCTCCCTGGGATCCAACCGTCCAGCCGACGACCAGGAACAAACCCAAGACGACGCGGTCTCCTCCAGCACTGACCCCCAGGGGAGCACTGTGGACCCCCACCTCCAGACCCACCCTTACAGAGTCAGACCCCGAGCCCACCGACGAGGGCCTCCGTCGGGGAAGATCAGCTCGCCCTGCCTGGAGAGGCTGCTCCAGTCCAAGGAGAGCATCATCTCACCCAGAAACATGGGAGGTCAGAGTCCGGGAGGTGGTGGGGAGAGCATCATCTCACCCAGAAACATGGGAGGTCAGAGTCCGGGAGGTGGTGGGGAGAGCATCATCTCACCCAGAAACATGGGAGGTCAGAGTCCGGGAG GTGGTGGGGAGAGCAGCCGTTCGTAA